In a single window of the Oscarella lobularis chromosome 2, ooOscLobu1.1, whole genome shotgun sequence genome:
- the LOC136200309 gene encoding aly/REF export factor 2-like produces MADPMEMSLDDIIKAKRQSRGRGRGGYNRGRGGPTRTRRGGPRSGPYQRPFREPERWEHDMFDVQQQGFRSRAGRAGGNTTKIVISNLDYGVSDQDIKDLFKDFGAIRASAVHYDRSGRSLGTAHVIYMQRESAQQALKQYNGVPLDGKPMKIQYEDGNQAAARSFGGGDGFDDSFGGGYGGGGYRRGGRGRRGGGGGRGGYSDSGQGRGGRWRGGRGGRGGRNRDKTEVTAEDLDAQLDAYKEQMDTS; encoded by the exons ATGGCGGATCCGATGGAGATgtctctcgacgacatcatAAAGGCCAAACGGCAAAGCCGCGGCCGCGGAAGAGGCGGCTACAATCGCGGTAGAGGCGGCCCGACGCGAACGAGACGAGGCGGGCCCCGATCGGGGCCGTACCAACGG CCGTTCAGAGAGCCCGAACGTTGGGAACACGACATGTTCGACGTCCAACAACAGGGCTTTCGTTCGCGAGCGGGCCGCGCCGGTGGCAAcacgacgaaaatcgtcatTTCAAATCTAGATTACGGCGTTTCCGATCAGGACATAAAG GACCTATTCAAGGATTTCGGCGCAATTCGCGCGTCGGCTGTCCATTACGATCGTTCGGGACGATCGCTCGGCACGGCGCACGTCATCTATATGCAGCGCGAGAGCGCTCAGCAAGCGTTGAAGCAATACAACGGCGTTCCATTGGATG GAAAGCCTATGAAGATTCAGTATGAAGACGGGAATCAGGCGGCGGCACGGTCATTTGGCGGCGGAGA TGGCTTTGATGATAGCTTTGGTGGCGgctacggcggcggcggctacCGCCGCGGAGGTCGTGGCCGaagaggcggaggaggaggaagaggcggCTACAGCGATTCAGGTCAAGGTAGAGGAGGTCGCTGGCGCGGTGGCCGAGGGGGCCGCGGAGGCCGAAATCGGGATAAGACGGAAGTCACGGCTGAGGATCTTGATGCTCAGCTTGACGCTTACAAAGAACAG atggATACCAGTTGA